Genomic window (Moorella sp. E308F):
TGTTTTTGCTCGCTCCAAACAAATGCCAGCCCGTTATTTTCATCCTTCTTATGGTGCCGCGTTAGCGGCATGGGTGTCTTAAGCCCGATCAACAATCAGGGAAGCCCGTAGTAAGGCTTCCCTTCATCAATTAGATACCAGACTAATTAATAAAGAGAGGTTTAACTTTAGTTTGTGGTCTTCCCTTGCCTTTTTAATCGCTATCATCAGCCGCCAGTTCGGCCCCCCAGCCGCTGAACTGCAGCCACAGGCCCCAGGCAATCATTACCACGGCCAGGAGCATAAAGACTGCTACAATGGGCCTGGTGAAGAAAATCAGGGGCGAACCATCGGAAAGAACCAGGGGCTGTTTTAAGGAAGTCTCCAGCATCTGGGCTAGGACGGTGGCCAGGACCATAGGCGCCAAGGGAAAGCCCAGTTTGCGCATTAAATAGCCTAGGACACCGAAAATAAGGGCCACCCAAACGTCAAACATCAAGAAGCGGACACTATAGGCACCGATAACCGAGAACAGGATAATCATTGGTCCTAAAATGGGGAAGGGAATGAGGGCGATCCGCGCCCACAACCCCACCAGGGGCAGGTTTAAAACCAGCAGGATAAACATTACCCAGGTACATGATGGCGATGACCGCCCACACCAGGTCAGGATTTTCCTTGAACAACATGGGTCCTGGTTGCAAGCCATACATCATAAACCCGCCCAGGAGGACGGCTAGGGCCGGCCCGGAAGGAATACCAAAGGAGAATAAAGGTACAAAACCACCGCTGCAGGTAGCATTATTGGCCCCTTCCGCCGCCGCCACCCCCTCTATGGCGCCATGGCCGAAGAGGTGAGGTCGTTTGGAAACCTTTTTTCGGCATCATAGGCGATAAAGGTGGTTACCGCCGGGCTGCACCCCGGCAAGAGCCCCAGGAAAAAGCCAATTACCGAAGAACGCAGCATGGCGCCCCAGCTCTGTTTTAAGTCTTCCTTCGTCGGCAGCCAGTCACGAATTTTATTTTCATAAATCGAGGCTACCGCCCGTTCCACATTAACCAGGACCTCCCCTATAGCAAAGAGGCCGATGATGACGCTGATGAAGTTAACCCCTGCCATGAGGGAAACCGTGCCAAAGGTCAGGCGGGCTTCCCCTGTCAGGGGATCCAGGCCAAT
Coding sequences:
- a CDS encoding tripartite tricarboxylate transporter permease — translated: MFILLVLNLPLVGLWARIALIPFPILGPMIILFSVIGAYSVRFLMFDVWVALIFGVLGYLMRKLGFPLAPMVLATVLAQMLETSLKQPLVLSDGSPLIFFTRPIVAVFMLLAVVMIAWGLWLQFSGWGAELAADDSD